The genomic DNA GAAGTATTCTCCGGACTCGATTTGCAAATCGATCTTTCGTGGGGTTTGAGCAGGTGGGAATGGTGTGTATGTCTTTTCTTTGGTGTCCCTGATCTTGGCAGGCTTCTTACGAGCCACACTGCGTTTCTTGAATTGGGGCAGGAATCGGCTCCAGTCCTCATTGGCCAGCTCGGGTTTTTGTGCCAGTTCACGCTTGATCATGAGCTCTTTAATGTGATAAATAGGGTGGATATTCTTCATACAGTCCTCGACGATTCGTCGGCATTCCTTCAGTCCTTTAAATGGTCCCATCACCGAAACTGTGTTACCTTGAACCAGAATATAACATTTGGTCAGCAGTTCCAGAGCTTTAAGAGTGTTACCATTGGGTCCTAGTAATCTCTGACGACGCTTGACAAATCGGTCTTTGTTGTTCACAAAATTACCAATCTTGATAACATCACAAGCAATATCGTCTTGGAGAATCTTAACAGCCTGTGGGAAAGGAACACTTCGTGATAGCAGTTTAATGAGATCACGGGCTTTCAGAATGGCTGCTGGATCATATGTCTTTCTTGTCGTTTTGACCGTCATTGATCCTTCGACCAAATCCAATACACATGCTATACCTTTAGTATCAAGAGCACGCGTGACATCTCCCCACACCTCTCTCAAATACCCTTCTCTGTATTTGGGGAACAGAGTAGCGAAACTGCTCTCCTCCAGAAAAGGCTGGCCACTTTTGTTATCTTCAGGCAAAAATGGCTCTTCCTTCCATTTATCAATACCCTCGACATCCCAGGGCTTATCTTTATTGTGTGTGGACGGCATTTTGCTGTGTTCTATTCGCTTCCAATATCAATCACAGGCTGTGAGTCGAGTATCGATATTCAACGTCTTCTAGATCAGTGGTTCTAATTCTGAAGATTTTCCAtgccaataaataatttttcGCCCTTGCCCCTATCTCTTCATTCCGTTATCTtctgccaaaaaaatttagcCGTGCATCTGCAattatcaccaccagcatccTTCATGTTGCTCCTCCTGATTCACTCATCAAACCACATCCTCAAACTGCTTTTTATCGTCGTAGTCCAgtaatttttatttatttttggagCAGAAGTATCTTTATTCAGACACCTTCACCTCGAGACATCTGCATTCTGAATTTTGAGGCGAATCCACCCCGCCGGAAGATAAATCTCATGGCCAACAAAACCGCCAAAAGGGCCACTGGCCCCTCGAAACCGGCTGCTGGCAGCGGTTCCAGCAGCCTGAAAAAGTCTAAAATCGCCAAAAACAGTCGAAAAG from Sugiyamaella lignohabitans strain CBS 10342 chromosome D, complete sequence includes the following:
- the KRR1 gene encoding Krr1p (Nucleolar protein required for rRNA synthesis and ribosomal assembly; required for the synthesis of 18S rRNA and for the assembly of 40S ribosomal subunit; essential gene; GO_component: GO:0030686 - 90S preribosome [Evidence IDA] [PMID 12150911]; GO_component: GO:0005730 - nucleolus [Evidence IEA]; GO_component: GO:0005730 - nucleolus [Evidence IDA] [PMID 11027267]; GO_component: GO:0005730 - nucleolus [Evidence IDA] [PMID 12150911]; GO_component: GO:0005634 - nucleus [Evidence IEA]; GO_component: GO:0030529 - ribonucleoprotein complex [Evidence IEA]; GO_component: GO:0032040 - small-subunit processome [Evidence IDA] [PMID 15590835]; GO_function: GO:0003723 - RNA binding [Evidence IEA,IEA]; GO_function: GO:0003674 - molecular_function [Evidence ND]; GO_process: GO:0000447 - endonucleolytic cleavage in ITS1 to separate SSU-rRNA from 5.8S rRNA and LSU-rRNA from tricistronic rRNA transcript (SSU-rRNA, 5.8S rRNA, LSU-rRNA) [Evidence IMP] [PMID 11027267]; GO_process: GO:0006364 - rRNA processing [Evidence IEA]; GO_process: GO:0006364 - rRNA processing [Evidence IMP] [PMID 11996121]; GO_process: GO:0042274 - ribosomal small subunit biogenesis [Evidence IMP] [PMID 12150911]; GO_process: GO:0042254 - ribosome biogenesis [Evidence IEA]) codes for the protein MPSTHNKDKPWDVEGIDKWKEEPFLPEDNKSGQPFLEESSFATLFPKYREGYLREVWGDVTRALDTKGIACVLDLVEGSMTVKTTRKTYDPAAILKARDLIKLLSRSVPFPQAVKILQDDIACDVIKIGNFVNNKDRFVKRRQRLLGPNGNTLKALELLTKCYILVQGNTVSVMGPFKGLKECRRIVEDCMKNIHPIYHIKELMIKRELAQKPELANEDWSRFLPQFKKRSVARKKPAKIRDTKEKTYTPFPPAQTPRKIDLQIESGEYFLSKKDKEQNKLDEKREKREAAKAEKDKERAKDFIAPKEPIYKPSSETSSKKRKTTDGDETKTKKSKKSAN